The sequence TAGAAGATCCGAACGCGAGATTGGTAGTCATGGACAAAAGCGGTTGGTTCTTGAAATGGATGAGGAATATTTCTCCTTCTTTCTTAGAAAAGGTACTGTACAAAAAACTTTATAAGGACTTTCATTAATTTGAAACTCGGGGCTATGGAAACAAGAAGCATTATTAAGGAATTCAAATATGCGTTTCCTTTGGAAAAAGTTTGGAGCGCTGTGACGGTTAACGAGGAATTGATCCACTGGCTCGCTGATAAGGTGACTGGCCGTCCTAAGATCGGCGGAAACTTTTCCTGGACCTGGAATTTGGGTCCTGAAGGAGAACTCACTTCTACCGGGGTCTACAAGAAGATCGTTCCATTCGAAGAATTGATCTTACAATGGCAGGATCATCCCGCAGGTGATATAGAATTAAAACTTGAATTCGAGAAAGACGGAGAAGAAGGCACTCTTCTTAGATTGACGAACTCAGGCTATCCCCTCGGAGACAAATATGATTTCTGGATAGAGGCAGCCTCCGAAGGTTGGGACGAAGAGAGTATGCATCTTCTCCAATACCTAATGAAAAATTGAGATCCCAAACCGACTAAATACATCTTCTAGTTTTTCTCTTGAACTCTTGGGTCTCTAAAAAAAGATGGCATTAGAGCCCTGTTCCAAAGGGTTCGCGCGGTCTCTCCGCGAAGCAAGAGGTACACCCTTCCTCAGCGGAGTAGATTCGTTAGGACTGCTCTTTCAAGGTGGTAATGATAGTGGAATTTCCAGAACTAGATCCGTACTTCCAAAGTCTCACGGATATCACAGATACAATTTCGATCTTAAACTCTCCGTATGAATCCGATTTCGACGCAGACATTTCCAAGATGGAAGATTTTTGGAGGGATGTCCAGGCTATGGGTTGGCTCTCCACTGACAAAGAATACTTCAACCTATTTACCAGTCATTTTTCCTTTCATATCAAGATCGTAGAAGAGATCGTCAGAGAAGCAAGAGAGATCTTGGACCCGGAACGCAGAGCGTATGTGAAGCGTTTAGTGTCTTATTGCAAGAGCACTGAAGAGTGGTTGGCGGATCTTCAAAAACGCCGTAGAGCCACAGAAACTCTCGCTACCGCTTAAGATATATTCTATTGACATCCCCGGTTATGCCGGGGAGTTTTGAGTTCGTGTCGAATATCGAACCTAATCCTGAAGAAAAATTAAACTTCTTCACCAAGCCTTTTCTTTTCTATCCAGTTCTTCTTTTTCTATTCGTTTTCGCTTTCGATAAGATCTTCTTTTTGGATAAGGTCCGAGACTATGTTAAGGTAGAGTTGACTTACATTTATTATGATGTAAAGCAAGAGCTCCTAAAAGAGATGATCTCTAAGTT comes from Leptospira semungkisensis and encodes:
- a CDS encoding SRPBCC family protein; the encoded protein is METRSIIKEFKYAFPLEKVWSAVTVNEELIHWLADKVTGRPKIGGNFSWTWNLGPEGELTSTGVYKKIVPFEELILQWQDHPAGDIELKLEFEKDGEEGTLLRLTNSGYPLGDKYDFWIEAASEGWDEESMHLLQYLMKN
- a CDS encoding PLU-1-like domain protein gives rise to the protein MEFPELDPYFQSLTDITDTISILNSPYESDFDADISKMEDFWRDVQAMGWLSTDKEYFNLFTSHFSFHIKIVEEIVREAREILDPERRAYVKRLVSYCKSTEEWLADLQKRRRATETLATA